The genomic window CGCTTCCCCATCGCGCCGTCCAAGTTCAACTTCGCCCAGCGCGGCCAGTGCGGCATGTGGATGAACTCCGACCTCCTGCCCTTCCTCGCACGCAATGCCGACGACATCTGCTGGATGCGCTCGCTCCACACCGAGGCCATCAATCACGAGCCCGCCATCTGCGCCATGCAGACCGGCAATCAGATCACCGGCCGTCCCTGCCTCGGCTCCTGGGCCTCCTACGGCCTCGGCAGCATGAATGCCAACCTGCCCACCTTCGTCGTCCTCATCGCCACGCCGACAAACCGCGAGCAGGAGCAGGCCATCTCCTCCCGCCTCTGGTCCAGCGGCTACCTGCCCGGCGAGCACGCAGGCGTTTCATTCCGCAGCAAAGGCGACCCCATCCTCTTCATCAACAACCCCGCCGGCGTCCCCAGCAGCGTGCGCAAGCGCACCATCGAAGGCCTCAACGCCCTCAACGAAATCAACTTCAAGGAAGTCGGCGACCCCGAAACCCACACCCGCATCCAGCAGTACGAAATGGCCTTCCGCATGCAGGCCAGCGTGCCGGAACTCACCGACATCAACAGCGAGCCTGAGCACATCTTCAAGCTCTACGGCGATGAAGCCAAGAAGCCCGGCACCTTTGCCAACAGCGTCCTCATGGCCCGCCGCCTCGCCGAGCGCGGCGTGCGCTTCACCCAGATCTACCTCAACAACTGGGACCACCACAGCAACGTCGGCGGCCGCATGCCCAGCCAGTGCAAGGACATCGACCAGCCCTGCCACGCCCTTATCGAAGACCTCAAGCAACGCGGCATGTTTGACGACACCCTCATCATCTGGGGCGGCGAATTCGGCCGCACCATCTACTCCCAGGGCGGCCTCACCCATGAAAACTACGGCCGCGACCATCACCCCCGCTGCTTCACCATGTGGATGGCTGGCGGTGGTGCCAAAGGCGGTGCCATCTATGGCGAGACCGACGACTTCAGCTACAACATCGTCAAAGACCCGCTCCACATCAGCGACTTCCACGCCACCGTCCTCAACCTCCTCGGCTACAACGCCGACCGCTTCACCTACAAGTTCCAGGGCCTCGACCAAAAGCTCATCGGCATCAACCCCGCCAAGCCCATCAAAGCCCTCATGGCTTGATGGCCCTCACACAAACGCGCCAGCGTCTTGGAACCGGAACGAAGTGGAGATAGACAGCCATAGGCTGCCCGAAGGGTGAGCGGAGCGAATCAATGCGCCGGTCCTCCGGCGCTTTCGTAGGCCCTGGCACGTTCGAATGCACCCGTGGTCCGGCGCAGTCCAAACCGTCCTCAGAGCCTCCCCCTCTCCCCACCCCAATCACACGCCAAACGCAAGCCGCTCTCTTTGGGGAGAGGGCCGGGGTGAGGGGCCACCTACCCCGCACGAGGTAGGGAGGCTTGTCCTCAAGCCTCCGCCGAACGTCGCCACGCATGCTTTTCGAACATCATCCTGCATCGCCGACCAGTCCGCGCAGATTGATGAAATCAAGAGTCATGGTCGGCCCGATGAGTAATGAAGTTCACTGCTTGTTCAATCCCCGATACTTCCCCGGCGCCATCCCCGCATAGCGCGAGAAATGCCGCGTGAACGCACTCTGATCACACCACCCCGTTTCAATCGCGATGTCAGCCAGCGTGCGCTCCGTCTCCCTTAGCAGCCGCGTCGCCTCATCCAGCCGCAGCTTGTGCAGCAGTTGCAGCGGGCTCATCTGAAACAGCCGCTGCACCCGCTGCTCAAACTGATACACGCTCAGCCCCGCCTTCTTGGCGATGTCCTCGATGCGCAGGCTCTCCGCAAAGTGCTGCTGCATGTGCTTCAGCGCCGCCGCCAGTTCCGCAAAGCCGCCCGCCTTGTCACTTGGCGCATTCAGATCCCGCGAGATCCCCGCCACCCCGATGATCCGCCCCTTCGCATCGCGCAGCGCATGCTTCGTCGTCAGGCACCAGCCAGCCTTGTGTCCCGGATAGATGTGCAGCTCCAGCTGATGCTCCACCGGCTTCCCCGTCTTCAGCACCGCCTCATCCTGCCGCGCATAGCTCGCCGCCAGCGCCTCCGGAAACACCTCCTCCGGCCTCTTCCCAATCAGCTTCCCCTTCTCCCCGCCCGCACATCTCTCCGCCAGCGTCTGATTCACCCGCACATACCGCCCCGCCGCATCCTTGATGAAAAACACCACATCCGGCAGCGCATCAAACAGCGCCTCCGTCGTCCCATGCTCAGAGAATATCCCTCCCGTCTCCATCATTTTGACTGAATTGGCAGCCTCCCGCCCAAAAAGCAATCAAGACCCTTCACCCTCCCTCCATCATCCTCCCCCCAGCACCTCCGTTATCCCACCTCTGGACAAATCATAAATCATAAATCGTAAATCATAAATTCCACCTCATGCCCAACTCCTCTCTCCCACGCTGGTCCGGCGTCTTCCCCGCCGTCGTCACCCAGATGCATCAGGATCAGTCCCTCGACCTCGCATCCTCCGCCCGGCACTTCGAAGCCCTCATCCAGTCCGGCATCTCCGGCCTCATCGTCTGCGGTTCCCTCGGCGAAAACCAATGCCTGCAGCCCGATGAAAAACGCGCCGTGCTGAAATGCGCCATCGACACCGCCAAAGGCCGCCTCCCCGTTCTCTCCGGTGTCGCCGAGATGAGCACCCGCGCCGCCATCCAGTACATGCAGGACGGTGAAAAGCTCGGTGCCGCCGGCTTCATGGTCATGCCCCCCATGGTTTACAAGAGCGATCCCCGCGAGACCGAGCACTGGTTCCGCACTCTCGCCAAAGCCACGCCCCTGCCCTGGATGCTCTACAACAACCCCGTCGGCTACCACACCGACGTCACCCCCGAGATGTTCGCGCAGATCGCCGACATCCCAAACCTCACATGCATCAAGGAAAGCAGCGCCAACCCCCGCCGCATCACCGAACTCCGCAATCTCGTCGGCGACCGCTACCAGCTCTTCACCGGGGTGGACGATCTCATCCTCGAATGCTCCATCCTTGGCATCGACGGCTGGGTCGCCGGCAGCGGCATCGCTTTTCCGCAGGAAAATCAAAAGCTCTGGGACCTCACCCGTGCAGGAAAGTGGGACGAAGCCCGCACTCTCTACCGCTGGATGCAGCCCCTCATGAAGCTCGATACCCACATCCACTTCGTCCAATACATCAAGCTCCTCTGCCAGGAGACCGGCCTCGGCAAAGAATGGTGCCGCGAGCCCCGCCTCCCCCTCTCCGGCTCCGAGCGCGACCAAGTCCTCACCATCATCCGCACCTCCCTCGCCAAGCGCCCGCAGATCTAGCTCCCCAATAGTGGTCCGCACAGTCCCCTGTGCGGCGCTCCGCAAGCCCCCACCACACCGCCTTCCCAGGAGGCCTGATTCCAAAATTCATCTCTGCGGTCTTCTAATCTCTGCGGTGTAAAATCAGTGTCTCCCTAATCTCCATTCGTGCCACCTCACTCGCGCCAGCGTCCCCGGAACCGGAGCGCAGCGGAGATAGACAACCGAAGGTTGCCCGGAGGGTGAGCACAGCGAATCACCGCGGCGCTTCAGCGCGGCTTTCGACACACACCCAGCCCTCTCATCCCAAAGGCCACATCGCCACACCCACACCTCCCCCAACTTGAAACCTTAAACTTTAAACTCCCAGCTCCCCCCGTGCTCCGCATCCCCATCATCGACTCCCACACCGGCGGAGAGCCCACCCGCGTCGTCCTCGGCGGCATCACCGCAGACACCCTCGAAGCCCACCGCCGCGCCATCCTCTGCGAGCCCCGCGGCCACGAGGTCATCGTCGGTGCTCTCCTCGTCCCGCCTCGGTCCCCTGACTGCGCAGCCGGAGTCATCTTCTTCAACAACGTCGGCCTCCTCGGCATGTGCGGCCACGGCATGATCGGCCTCATCATCACCCTCCGTCACCTCGGTCGCATCACACACGGCACACACCGCATCGAGACCCCCGTCGGCATCGTCACTGCCACACTTCACCAAGACGGCAGCGTCAGCATCCAAAACGTCCCCTCCTACCGCAAAGCCGCCTCCGTCCGCGCAGGCGGCGTCACCGGAGACGTCGCCTATGGCGGAAACTGGTTCTTTCTGGTATCCGACCACGGCCTCGCCCTCACCCGCGAAAACATCCCCCAGCTCACCCAGGCCGCCCTCGCCATGCGCACCGCCGTCCACGCCGCCGGTTACCCCGAGGTCGACCACGTCGAGCTCTTCTCTCCTCCGCACTCTCCCGCCAACCACAGCCGCAACTTCGTCCTCTGTCCCGGTGCCGAGTACGACCGCTCCCCCTGCGGCACCGGCACCAGCGCCAAGCTCGCCTGCCTCGCTGCCGACGGCAAACTCGCCCCCGGCCAGCTCTGGCGTCAGGAAAGCATCATTGGCAGCGTCTTCGAGGCCAGCTACACCCCTGGAGCGGACGCCGCCATCATCCCCACCATCACAGGCACGGCCTATATCACTGCGGAGAGCACCCTGCTTTTCGATCCCGCAGACCCCTTCCGCTCTGGCATTCAATGAAAAAGTGACATTCCTGCGTCACACCCGGCCCCCGTTGGTCTAACGCAGGGAAATCTTTTTCACTTTCTGCATGCCTACTGCCACCCACATCGAAGCCGGGATTGAGATCCTTCAGGAAATCGCTTCCAATGCAGGAACGCTCGCCGGCACTCTCGCAGAGACCACCAGCCAGGCAGCGCCTGCCGTCATCAGCATCGGCGTCGGCGGCTTGTTGGATGGCGTCGAGATGGTTTCGGCTGGCAAAGACGCCGTCATGGGCGGCGTGGAGATCGCCAAAAAGGCACGCGATGAGCTCAAATACAAAGCCGCCAAAAAAGACCCCGAGATCCAGGGGCTGCTTGGTCTGCGAAACTATGCCAATGGCATGCTCAAGCTCCAGCAGGCCGCCATGAGCGAAGCCCAGCAAAAGGTCGCTCACCTCGATGACATCGCCGCCCTCGGCGCTAAACTCGCCGCTGACCCAAATACGCCGCTTCCAGAAGGCCTTACGCCCGATGATGCGCAGCTCCTTTCCATGACGCCTGAGGAGCGCACCCAGGCCATCGACACCCGCAAGCAGGAGCTCGGCTTGCACATGGAAAAGATGCAGCAGGCCGCCAATCAGCTCGACAACATCGTCAACGCCGTCAACTCCCACCCCCGCATCAGCAGCGAGGCATTCCGCAAACTCGAGGCCAAGCACAATCTCGACAACAATCTCGGCAAGACCGGCGTCCGCACCGTGCGTGACATGATGAATGCCACCCGCGCGGGCTTGGGCGTTGCAGGAAATGCCCTCGGCGCCACCTCCACCATCCTCACCGCAGCCGGTGTCAGCAGCGCCATCGCCTCCACCGCGCTCGGGGCCGCCTCCGCCGGCACCGCCATCGTCGGCGGAGCCATCATGGTGGCTGGCGGCACTGCGGGCATGGCCGCCGCCGCTTACAAGCACCACGAGCTCTCCAAGCGCCAGGATTTGGCCTCCGTCGCGGCCAAGGAGACCATGCAGGCTGCCCCTGACGCTGAAGACCCGGACCAGGCCGTGGAGATGGCCTTTGCACTCAACTGTGTGGAAGAAACCGCACGCCAGGGCAAAAACATAGAAAAGCTCAAATTTGCCCGCAATGCAGGCATCGCAGTCGCCGGGGTCGGCGTGGCCACCATGGGCACCGGTGCCCTCCTCTCCGTGGCGGGTGCCGCAGGTTATGGCGCGGGTGCCGCACCGGGCCTCATCCTCTCAGGGGTGGGCGGCGGTGTCGCGGCTGCAGGCGGCTGTGTCGCCATGGGTGCTCAGGCGGGCATCCACGTTTACAAAGCCTATCAAGGCCACCTCCAGAAGCAAGATGTCAATCAAGCCAAGCTCGCGCTGGAGGCTCAGGACATCATGATGCAGATGGTCGCCTCCAACACCCCCGCCCAGGCCATGGAGCTGCAGAAAAAGCTCACCCCGGAACACCTCGCCGCGCTCAATGGCATGAAGCAGGGGCTCAAGACCACTCTCAAGGGCCTCGGCGTGGACGACGCCGTCATCGCTGCTCAGCTCAATGACGGCAGGCAGGTCGGCAAGTTCGCAGCCTGCGTCATGATTCAGCGCGACCCCAAGCTCGCCTCTGAAACCATCGCCAAGGCCGCCCTCAATGAGTGCCAGGGCGCTTTTGTCAAACGCGCCCAGGGGGCCGCTGCTTATCGCGGAGCCGGCATGTTCGCCGAAAAACGGGCCGTCAATATCGTCGAAGCCGACCTGCCAAAAAACTCCCCCGGCATCAATGCCCTGCGCAAGCTCGGCATGGACGACCGCAAGATCACCCAGACCGTCAATGCGCTGGCCAGCAAATCCACCGAGTCCATCGCCCAGAAGTCACTCATCAAACACACCGGCCTGAAATAATTCACTCTCCTCCACCATGGAATCCGCCACCGCTCCCGTCACCCGTCTTCGCTTCCTCTCCCAGATCCTGGCCGAATACCAGATCCCCGTGGCCTACCTGCCGCCAGATGAAGACACCGGAGAAATGCTGCTCATCACCGCCACCGTCATGAATGGCGTGGTGGTCCCCATGCGCCTCATCCCGCTCAATGACATCATCCCCGAGGCCTCTGAAACCACCGCCCCCCTCACCTCCTGGCTGCTCCACGCCTCCCTCGTCTTCCCCTTCCATGTCCCGGAGGACAAAACCTCCGATGTCATGCGCGCCACTCAGCTCATCAGCCGCATGCTCCCGCTCTGCTCCCTCGGCGTCATCGAGCCTGAGGGCGGCTGCTATCTCCAGGCCTGCGTATCCATCGAAGACGTGGACGCCATCCCGCGCGCTGTTTTGATGGACGTCATCGGCATGGCACGCATGGCCGCCGGCACCTACGGCCCGGCGCTTGCAGACATCGCCGCCGGCACACTCACTTACGCTGGCTTTGCTCAAAAGCTCGAAGCCGCCGGCCTCATGCCTCCGCCCCTCTTCGGCTCCCCTCTCGACGCGGCGTGATCCCGCCCCCGTTTGGCTGAAATACCAGTTTCAGGCCTGTAAAGCCGCCAAGAACCGCAGGCATCCCTGTGTCTTCATCCCGTCTTCCACGACTGCATGAAACTCACCACCGGTTCCGCCCTGCTCTTCTGCTGCATACTTCCTGCTTTCCACGCCATCGCCGCCGGCTTCGACCACGCCCTCTCCCTCCCCAAGCGCACTGAGAACCTCGTCTTCCGCGACCGCCTCAAGCCCAACTGGCTGCCAGATGGCCACACTTTCTGGTATCGTGTCCAGACCGGCCCCAAGACCCACGAGTTCGTCCTGATCGACGCCAACACCGGCACCCGCAAAACCGCCCCCACCCTCAAAGCCCTCGGCCTTCCCGAAAAAGAAGCCCTCAAATCCTCCACCGCCAAAATCGAACTCCGCCGCACCTCCCGCACCGGCGAGGAATCAGGCCTCAAGTTCATCAATCAACTCGGCTCCGACCTCGATCTCTTCTGGATCAATCAAGAGGGCGAGCACGTCCGCTACGGCGGCATCCGCGCCGGAGCCGAGCGCGAGCAGCACACCTTCGAAGGCCACGTCTGGCTCATCACCAGCCGCACCGGAGAGCACCTCGCCATCATCGAGGCAGGTCCACAGCTTCAGACTCTGATCATCGACGGCAAGGGCCTTACTCCCGCCAAAGCAGAGCATCCGAAAAAAGAAACCGGCGACCGTGCCCCAGACGGCAGCTGCGTGGTTACCAGCCAGGCGGACAAGGTGCCAAAGCGCCAGATCACCATCGTCGATTCCACTCCCACAGGCCAGCTCCAGCCCAAGCTCAAGGTCCTCGACTACACCAAGCCCGGCGATCCCCTGCCCAAGCCGCAAATCATCATCACCCACAAAGACGGCCGCACCATCCGTGTGCCGCAGGATCTCTACCAAAACCCCTTCACCGAATCCGGCAGACTGCCCCTCACCTGGGCCCCCGACAGCCACGAGTTCTACTTCGACTACAACCAGCGCGGCCACCAGCTCTACCGCATCCTCGCCGCCGATCCTAAAACCGGCACCGTCCGCACCGTCGTCGAAGAAACCTCCAAGACCTTCATCGACTACACCCACAAAACCTGGCGTCACTGGCTGCATGCCAGCAGCGAACTTCTCTGGATGAGCGAGCGCGACGGCTGGTGCCACATCTACCTCTACGACACCCAAACCGGCCACGTCAAAAACCAGATTACCAAAGGCGCATGGCCCGTCCGCGAAGTCCTCTATGTCGATGACTCCAAGCGCCAGGTCTGGTTCCTCGCCAGCGGCATGCGCAAAGAAGAAGACCCCTACCACCTACACCTCTGCCGCGTGAACTTCGACGGCACCGGCTTCCAGCAACTCACTCAGGGCGACGGCAATCACCACATCGAGTTCTCCCCCAACCGCGATTTCTTCACCGCCAGCTACTCCCGCGCCGACTTGCCACCCGTCCACGAACTCCGCCGCAGCCACGATGGCTCCCTCGTCTGTACCCTCGAAACAGCCGATGCCTCTGCACTTCTCGCCGCAGGCTGGACCATGCCCGAGCGCTTCACCGCCAAAGGCCGCGATGGCACCACCGACATCCACGGCATCCTCATCAAACCCTCCCACTTCGATCCGGCAAAGAAATACCCCGTCATCGAAGACATCTACGCCGGACCTCACAGCGCCTTCGCCCCCAAGGACTTCGGCCGCCTGCTCAATCACCACATCCTCGCAGAGCTCGGCTTCATCATCGTCAAACTCGACGGCATGGGCACCAACCACCGCGGCAAAGCCTTCCACGATGTATGCTGGAAAAACCTCAAAGACGCCGGATTCCCCGACCGCAAACTCTGGATCAAAGCCGCAGCCCAGACCCGCCCCTGGATGGACCTCACCCGCGTCGGTATCTACGGTGGCAGCGCAGGCGGCCAGAACGCCATGCGCGCTCTCCTAGACCATCACGACTTCTACCAAGTCGCCGTCGCCGACTGCGGCTGCCATGACAACCGCATGGACAAGATCTGGTGGAATGAGCAGTGGATGGGCTGGCCTGTCGATGAAAGCTACGCCCGCAGCTCCAACAAAGACGACGCCCACAAACTCCAAGGCCACCTCCTCCTCATCGTCGGAGAGCTCGACACCAACGTTGACCCCGCCTCCACCACTCAGGTCGTCGGCGCCCTGCAAAAAGCCAACAAGACCTTCGACTTCATGCCCATCATCGGCACCGGCCACGGCGCCGCCGAAACACCCTACGGCTCCCGTCTCCGCATGGAGTTCCTCGTCCGCCATCTCAAGCCATAGGTCGAAGTGATGCGGGCACTCCTGCCCGCAATCCTGCAACTCCGCCTCACCCACATCCCCGGGAATCCCTCAGCCTTAAGCCTCCCCCCTCCCACGCGCCAGCATCCCCAGACAGCGGCGCTTCAGCACAAAAACCTTCACAATCCGCCCGCCCGATTCACTTGCCACTTTCTCAGCCACCATTAGAAAGTCCGCCATGAAACCACCACTCTGCCGGCTCGTTTCCCTCCACCTGGTCGCGGCAGCTTGCGCACTGTTCTCGTTGACAGGCCTGCCCGTGCCAGCCTTGGCAGACACCGTCCGCCTTTATTTCAATCCCGCTGCTCCACAGATCTCCTTTGCCGCAGGCGACATCAAGTCCGCTTTGGAAAAGGCCAAAATGTCCGTCGAGACGTTCGCCCTCAGCGACCTCGAAAAAACTGGCAATGGAAATAAAATCGTTCTCGCCACTTCCGAAGACAAAGCGGCGCTCTCACTTCTCCCTGACGGCATAAAATCCGTGGGCAGCCTGGGAGCACAGGCCTACGTGCTGCGCACTACCGCAAAGCCGGACATGACTCATTGGGTCATTGGTGGCGATGCCAACGGCGCGATGTATGGCGGTTTTCAACTCGCCGAAAACATCTCCTTCAAAGGCTTCGGCGGCAGCTATGACAGCAAGGAATCGCCCTTCCTGCTGTATCGTGGCATGAAGCTCAACCTCCCGCTCGACAAACGCCTTCCCACCTACGTCGGCGGCTGGAGCTCCCACTCCGCTCGCGCCGCCATCGCCGATGTCTGGGACATGACTTTTTGGAAGACCTTGATCGATCAGCAGGCACGGCATCGCTACAACCTCCTTTCAGTCTGGGTTCACCATCCTTTTCCCGCCCTGGTCAGGGTGGCCGACTATCCCAAGGCCTCCCTCCCAGACATCCAGAAATACGACGGCTCCGTCATCAAAATGGATCACCCGCAGCGCGTCAAATTCTGGCGCGAGGTCATGACCCACGCTCACAGCCGTGGCATGAAGTTCTACTTCTTCGACTGGAACATTTACGTCGACTACGCCAGCACCCAGTACCCCGCCCTCTCCAAGAGCCCCGACAATCCCGCCACCATCGACTACACCTCCAAAAGCATGAAGGCCCTGCTGGCCACCTACCCGGAGCTCGACGGCTTTGGCATCACCACCGGAGACGGCATGGACGGCACCAGGGAGGAAAACACCGAGTGGTCCTGGAAAGCCTACGGCAAGCCAGTTGCTGAATACCTCAAAGAAAACCCCTCGCGGCGTTTCGAGCTGATTCATCGCGGTGTGAAGACCGATCCAGAAACCGTCAGTCAGTTCTACGCACCACTCAAATCAGTGCCCGGGGCCACTCTCACATTCTCCTCCAAGTATGCCATGGCGCACATGTACTCCACGCCCACACCTCAGTGGTCCTCCGATCCCAAGACGGTCGCCCGGCTCGGCATGAAGACATTTCTGACCCTCCGCAACGACGACTATTTCTACCTCAATTGGGGCGATCCACAATTCGTGCGCGATTTCATGGCCGGAATCCCGGTCAAAGAATCCGTCGTCGGAATGTACATCGGCATAGATGGCTACAATCCCACCCGCGCTCGGCTCTACAAGGACTCATCTCTAAACGGCCAGTTGGAAGTCGAGCGCCGCTGGTACATGGAGATGCTCTGGGCCCGGCTTTCCTACAATCCCGCCACGAGCGACGAGGTGTTTAAAAACATACTCGGCCTTCACTACCCTGGCCTTCCAGCCAAGGATTTGTTCACCGCCTGGACTCTCGCCTCGCGCTCGCTGCCCAGGGTCACCGAGCTCGTCATGAAAGACTGGGCGCTAGACTTTCATTGGTATCCCGAGGGTTGCTGGAGCGATCCTGGCCGCTGCTCCGGCTTCAGAACCATCGACGACAAGTCCGGTGCCAAAGGCGGCTTCGCAGGCCAGGATGTCGCCAAGGGATCAAATCTCTGCAACATCGCCGACTCGGCTGCAGGCAAATGCGGCGGCAAAAAATCCTCCTATCAGCTCGCCGATGAAATGCAGGCAGACGCCACCAAGGCCCTCTCCCTCATCCGCCCGATGAGAAGCGGCGGCAATGCTGCTCTGAAAACAGCCCTCAGCAATGTCAGGCAGATGGCCTGCCTCAGCGCCTACTATGCCCATAAAATTCGCGGCGCGACCTTCAAAAAAGCCGGAGAAAAAATCAAAGCCCGCGATGAAATGGCCCAGGCCTACGGCTGGTGGATGGCCTACAGCCGCTCCATGGAAGCCACCTATTTGCCCGACTCCTTCCGCAACCTCGAAATCGCACCCGACTGGAAATACGCCGATGCCGCAGTCTTGAAAGAATACACAGACCTCGGCGGCAAAGGTGTTCCAGAATTCGAGGAGGCGCGCTGATAGACCTGTTCTCGAAAAGAATGTCCGATTGAACCGGCGAGCGCAGCGGCCCCAGTGGCAAGGCGGGAGCGCCGCCTGCTATTTGAGAATAACAGGCAAGCGACCAACGCAGCCACTGGGGCCGCTCCGCCGCCCGGGCAAGG from Prosthecobacter vanneervenii includes these protein-coding regions:
- a CDS encoding DUF1501 domain-containing protein, whose protein sequence is MSLLHEWDTLNTRRQLFSRGKNVLGGAALASLLGESFANASSGGAMGPHFAPKAKRVIYLHMVGGPAQMDLFDYKPEMQKWYDKDLPPSIRNGQRLTTMTSGQARFPIAPSKFNFAQRGQCGMWMNSDLLPFLARNADDICWMRSLHTEAINHEPAICAMQTGNQITGRPCLGSWASYGLGSMNANLPTFVVLIATPTNREQEQAISSRLWSSGYLPGEHAGVSFRSKGDPILFINNPAGVPSSVRKRTIEGLNALNEINFKEVGDPETHTRIQQYEMAFRMQASVPELTDINSEPEHIFKLYGDEAKKPGTFANSVLMARRLAERGVRFTQIYLNNWDHHSNVGGRMPSQCKDIDQPCHALIEDLKQRGMFDDTLIIWGGEFGRTIYSQGGLTHENYGRDHHPRCFTMWMAGGGAKGGAIYGETDDFSYNIVKDPLHISDFHATVLNLLGYNADRFTYKFQGLDQKLIGINPAKPIKALMA
- a CDS encoding AraC family transcriptional regulator, whose protein sequence is MMETGGIFSEHGTTEALFDALPDVVFFIKDAAGRYVRVNQTLAERCAGGEKGKLIGKRPEEVFPEALAASYARQDEAVLKTGKPVEHQLELHIYPGHKAGWCLTTKHALRDAKGRIIGVAGISRDLNAPSDKAGGFAELAAALKHMQQHFAESLRIEDIAKKAGLSVYQFEQRVQRLFQMSPLQLLHKLRLDEATRLLRETERTLADIAIETGWCDQSAFTRHFSRYAGMAPGKYRGLNKQ
- a CDS encoding dihydrodipicolinate synthase family protein, translated to MPNSSLPRWSGVFPAVVTQMHQDQSLDLASSARHFEALIQSGISGLIVCGSLGENQCLQPDEKRAVLKCAIDTAKGRLPVLSGVAEMSTRAAIQYMQDGEKLGAAGFMVMPPMVYKSDPRETEHWFRTLAKATPLPWMLYNNPVGYHTDVTPEMFAQIADIPNLTCIKESSANPRRITELRNLVGDRYQLFTGVDDLILECSILGIDGWVAGSGIAFPQENQKLWDLTRAGKWDEARTLYRWMQPLMKLDTHIHFVQYIKLLCQETGLGKEWCREPRLPLSGSERDQVLTIIRTSLAKRPQI
- a CDS encoding proline racemase family protein, which encodes MLRIPIIDSHTGGEPTRVVLGGITADTLEAHRRAILCEPRGHEVIVGALLVPPRSPDCAAGVIFFNNVGLLGMCGHGMIGLIITLRHLGRITHGTHRIETPVGIVTATLHQDGSVSIQNVPSYRKAASVRAGGVTGDVAYGGNWFFLVSDHGLALTRENIPQLTQAALAMRTAVHAAGYPEVDHVELFSPPHSPANHSRNFVLCPGAEYDRSPCGTGTSAKLACLAADGKLAPGQLWRQESIIGSVFEASYTPGADAAIIPTITGTAYITAESTLLFDPADPFRSGIQ
- a CDS encoding prolyl oligopeptidase family serine peptidase produces the protein MKLTTGSALLFCCILPAFHAIAAGFDHALSLPKRTENLVFRDRLKPNWLPDGHTFWYRVQTGPKTHEFVLIDANTGTRKTAPTLKALGLPEKEALKSSTAKIELRRTSRTGEESGLKFINQLGSDLDLFWINQEGEHVRYGGIRAGAEREQHTFEGHVWLITSRTGEHLAIIEAGPQLQTLIIDGKGLTPAKAEHPKKETGDRAPDGSCVVTSQADKVPKRQITIVDSTPTGQLQPKLKVLDYTKPGDPLPKPQIIITHKDGRTIRVPQDLYQNPFTESGRLPLTWAPDSHEFYFDYNQRGHQLYRILAADPKTGTVRTVVEETSKTFIDYTHKTWRHWLHASSELLWMSERDGWCHIYLYDTQTGHVKNQITKGAWPVREVLYVDDSKRQVWFLASGMRKEEDPYHLHLCRVNFDGTGFQQLTQGDGNHHIEFSPNRDFFTASYSRADLPPVHELRRSHDGSLVCTLETADASALLAAGWTMPERFTAKGRDGTTDIHGILIKPSHFDPAKKYPVIEDIYAGPHSAFAPKDFGRLLNHHILAELGFIIVKLDGMGTNHRGKAFHDVCWKNLKDAGFPDRKLWIKAAAQTRPWMDLTRVGIYGGSAGGQNAMRALLDHHDFYQVAVADCGCHDNRMDKIWWNEQWMGWPVDESYARSSNKDDAHKLQGHLLLIVGELDTNVDPASTTQVVGALQKANKTFDFMPIIGTGHGAAETPYGSRLRMEFLVRHLKP